A genomic stretch from Solanum stenotomum isolate F172 unplaced genomic scaffold, ASM1918654v1 scaffold26054, whole genome shotgun sequence includes:
- the LOC125851463 gene encoding uncharacterized protein LOC125851463, whose product MGLNMTIDLGVQELIVLGDSDLLIRQAQGEWKTRDLKLLPYKQCVEDLSKRFRSIEFRYIPIIYNELADTLATLASMLPYPGNTCITPLEIQLRDQHGYCNTLEVESDCEPWYLHIKNFLQTGKCPEHANGDQKRTIRHLTSGFFLGGEILYKRTPDLNLLRCVDVENAEKIMNGIYAGVCGSHMNGYVLVKKILRAG is encoded by the coding sequence ATGGGTCTGAATATGACAATAGATTTGGGTGTGCAAGAATTGATTGTGTTGGGAGATTCTGATTTGCTCATTAGGCAAGCTCAAGGTGAATGGAAAACTCGAGACCTCAAGCTTCTTCCCTACAAACAATGTGTGGAAGATCTTAGCAAAAGGTTTAGGTCCATCGAGTTTAGATACATCCCCATAATATATAATGAATTGGCAGATACCTTGGCTACTTTGGCCTCAATGCTTCCATATCCTGGAAACACTTGTATTACTCCCTTGGAGATTCAACTTCGGGACCAACATGGTTATTGTAACACTTTGGAAGTAGAATCAGATTGTGAGCCGTGGTACCTACACATCAAGAATTTCTTGCAAACAGGGAAATGTCCCGAACATGCCAATGGAGACCAAAAAAGAACTATTAGACATTTGACTAGTGGGTTCTTTTTGGGCGGGGAAATTTTATATAAACGCACCCCGGATCTGAACTTATTGAGATGTGTGGATGTTGAAAATGCCGAGAAGATCATGAATGGTATATATGCTGGGGTATGTGGATCACACATGAATGGATATGTCCTTGTGAAAAAGATACTCCGAGCAGGATAA
- the LOC125851467 gene encoding uncharacterized protein LOC125851467 yields MGNGCYRTKPKASNGHRFILIAIDYFTKWVETITFKTATKKAVVDFVHSNIICRFGIPRTIITDNAANLNSNLIKELCEQFKIVHHNSTPYRPKANGAVEAANKNIKKILWKMVQGTRQWHEKLPFALLGYRTTVRTSIGATPYLLVYGIEVVIPAEVEIPSLRIIVEVEIEDTEWVKTRLKQLTLIDEKRLTAVCFGQLYQQRMTRAYNKKVHPRHFEVGQLVLKRILPHQEEAKGKFAPNWQGPYLIKEVLSKGALHLTNVEGKITSIIVNADAIKRYYI; encoded by the coding sequence ATGGGGAATGGATGTTATCGGACCAAGCCAAAAGCTTCTAATGGACATCGATTTATTTTGATCGCAATTGATTACTTTACTAAATGGGTAGAGACAATCACTTTCAAGACAGCCACTAAGAAGGCGGTCGTGGATTTTGTCCATTCAAACATCATTTGTCGTTTTGGTATCCCAAGAACTATCATCACGGATAATGCTGCAAACCTTAATAGCAATTTGATTAAGGAGTTATGTGAGCAATTCAAAATTGTGCATCACAATTCTACTCCATACCGACCAAAGGCCAACGGAGCTGTGGAGGCagccaacaagaatatcaagaaGATTCTCTGGAAAATGGTTCAAGGCACTAGACAATGGCATGAGAAGCTGCCTTTTGCACTTTTAGGATATCGCACAACAGTGCGCACCTCGATTGGAGCAACTCCTTATTTGCTGGTGTATGGGATTGAGGTTGTGATACCAGCGGAAGTTGAAATTCCATCTCTTCGAATTATTGTCGaggttgaaattgaagatactGAATGGGTCAAAACTCGACTAAAGCAGCTCACATTAATAGATGAGAAGCGATTGACGGCCGTCTGTTTTGGCCAGCTTTATCAGCAAAGGATGACTCGTGCATATAACAAAAAGGTGCACCCAAGACATTTTGAAGTAGGTCAACTGGTTTTAAAGCGCATTCTCCCACACCAAGAAGAGGCCAAGGGAAAGTTTGCCCCAAATTGGCAAGGTCCATATCTTATCAAGGAAGTGTTGTCCAAAGGAGCCTTACACCTTACTAATGTGGAGGGAAAAATCACAAGCATAATTGTTAATGCGGATGCAATCAAAAGATACTACATCTAA